One stretch of Campylobacter sp. CCS1377 DNA includes these proteins:
- a CDS encoding biotin--[acetyl-CoA-carboxylase] ligase: protein MEIVCIESITSTHHFLCEQIRSGKINKNLAIYALEQNGGVGSRENIWQSSKGNLHLSFCLKVQDLPKDLPLASVSIYFAFLMKEVLERKGSQIWVKWPNDLYLNDKKVGGVMSAKISEFIIGGVGLNLKFAPVGAEIVDIEIDLKILVEEFLQSLEKFSLWKNIFSKYMLEFEKSRQFSIHHEGKIFSLEEALLYEDGSILLDNKRIYSLR, encoded by the coding sequence TTGGAGATAGTTTGTATTGAAAGCATTACTTCGACCCATCATTTTTTATGCGAACAAATTCGAAGTGGCAAAATAAACAAAAATTTAGCAATTTATGCGCTAGAGCAAAATGGCGGAGTTGGAAGTAGGGAAAATATTTGGCAAAGTTCTAAGGGGAATTTACACCTTTCTTTTTGCTTAAAAGTGCAAGATTTACCCAAGGATTTGCCTTTAGCATCTGTGAGTATTTATTTTGCTTTTTTGATGAAAGAAGTTTTAGAGCGTAAAGGATCACAAATTTGGGTTAAATGGCCTAACGATTTGTATTTAAATGATAAAAAAGTAGGCGGGGTGATGAGCGCTAAAATAAGTGAATTTATCATAGGTGGAGTGGGATTAAATTTGAAATTTGCACCTGTTGGAGCTGAAATTGTAGATATTGAAATTGACTTGAAAATTTTAGTAGAAGAGTTTTTGCAAAGCTTAGAAAAATTTTCTTTATGGAAGAATATTTTTAGCAAGTATATGTTAGAATTCGAAAAATCAAGACAATTTAGTATTCATCACGAAGGTAAGATTTTTTCGCTTGAAGAAGCATTATTATATGAAGATGGTTCTATTTTATTGGATAATAAAAGGATATATAGTTTAAGATGA